The following proteins are co-located in the Vibrio azureus genome:
- a CDS encoding Na+/H+ antiporter family protein, with protein MNPVVISVCVMLVLALMRVNVVVALTFSAIIGGLVAGMSLGDTVTAFESGLGGGATIALSYAMLGTFAVAISRSGITDLLANAVIKRLNGKENAASATGLKYLVLICLVLVTMSSQNVIPVHIAFIPILIPPLLGVFAKLKLDRRLVACVLTFGLITPYMVLPIGFGGIFLNNILLKNLHENGLENVVASQVPTAMLLPAAGMLFGLATAIFVSYRKPRQYKETELTAVDQSDDKLNKKHLAVAVAGIIAALSVQLYTGSMIIGALAGFMVFTFGGVIAWKETHDVFTKGVNMMAMIGFIMIAAAGFAAVMKQTGGVETLVESLSTSIGDNKPLAALLMLVVGLLVTMGIGSSFSTIPILATIYVPLALAFGFSPMATIALVGTAAALGDAGSPASDSTLGPTSGLNADGQHEHIWDTVVPTFIHYNIPLIVFGWIAAMVL; from the coding sequence ATGAATCCTGTCGTTATATCCGTATGCGTAATGCTTGTATTAGCGTTAATGCGTGTAAATGTCGTTGTTGCACTTACATTTAGTGCAATTATTGGTGGCCTTGTGGCCGGAATGAGCCTAGGTGATACCGTCACTGCATTTGAAAGCGGCCTAGGTGGTGGTGCTACCATTGCTCTAAGCTATGCTATGTTGGGTACGTTTGCTGTTGCCATCTCTCGCTCTGGTATTACAGATTTACTTGCTAACGCCGTGATTAAACGTCTAAACGGCAAAGAGAATGCTGCATCTGCTACTGGTCTTAAATACTTAGTATTAATTTGCTTAGTTTTAGTCACCATGTCATCTCAGAATGTCATTCCGGTACATATCGCCTTTATTCCAATTTTAATTCCACCTCTTTTGGGCGTGTTTGCAAAACTAAAGCTGGACCGCCGTCTGGTGGCTTGTGTGCTGACCTTTGGTCTTATTACACCATATATGGTCTTACCCATTGGTTTTGGGGGTATTTTCCTTAATAACATCCTGCTAAAAAACTTACACGAAAACGGTCTTGAGAACGTGGTGGCAAGTCAAGTCCCCACTGCTATGTTACTGCCAGCTGCAGGTATGTTATTTGGCCTAGCAACCGCTATATTTGTGAGCTACCGTAAACCTCGCCAATACAAAGAAACAGAATTAACCGCTGTCGACCAATCTGATGACAAGCTGAATAAAAAGCACCTCGCTGTTGCCGTTGCTGGCATTATTGCAGCGCTCAGTGTGCAACTTTATACCGGTTCAATGATCATCGGTGCCCTTGCTGGCTTTATGGTGTTTACCTTTGGTGGCGTCATTGCTTGGAAAGAAACTCATGATGTGTTCACCAAAGGTGTCAACATGATGGCCATGATCGGATTTATCATGATTGCAGCCGCAGGCTTCGCAGCCGTCATGAAACAAACCGGTGGTGTTGAAACTTTGGTTGAGTCCTTGTCTACCAGTATCGGGGACAATAAACCATTAGCCGCCTTATTAATGCTTGTCGTCGGGCTTTTAGTGACCATGGGTATTGGCTCTTCGTTCTCAACCATCCCAATTTTAGCAACGATTTACGTGCCACTGGCTCTTGCATTTGGCTTCTCTCCTATGGCAACAATCGCCCTTGTAGGAACAGCTGCAGCCCTGGGTGATGCAGGTTCACCGGCTTCGGATTCAACACTTGGTCCCACTTCTGGATTGAATGCAGATGGCCAACATGAGCACATTTGGGATACCGTTGTACCAACTTTTATCCACTACAACATCCCGCTGATTGTTTTCGGTTGGATTGCCGCAATGGTGCTTTAG
- a CDS encoding DsbA family protein, translating into MSIKLYYVHDPMCSWCWGYKPTIDKLKQQLPGVIQFEYVLGGLAPDSNLPMPPEMQHRIENIWKQIERQLGTKFNYDFWTLCTPVRSTYQSCRAVVAAGFQDSYEQMLEAIQHAYYLRALPPHEEATLLQLAKEIGLNVQQFKNDMDGSLLEGVFEDQLSFAKSLGVSTYPSLVLQINDAYFPIEVDYLSTETTLKAIRECIVNNMPSQ; encoded by the coding sequence ATGAGCATAAAGCTTTATTATGTGCATGATCCTATGTGCAGTTGGTGTTGGGGCTACAAGCCTACGATAGATAAACTGAAGCAGCAGTTACCAGGTGTGATTCAGTTTGAATATGTGCTGGGGGGCCTTGCTCCGGATTCAAATTTACCAATGCCGCCAGAAATGCAGCATAGAATTGAGAATATTTGGAAACAAATTGAGCGACAGTTGGGAACCAAATTTAACTATGATTTTTGGACGTTATGCACACCGGTTAGGAGCACTTATCAGTCTTGTCGAGCTGTAGTTGCTGCAGGTTTTCAAGACTCCTATGAGCAGATGCTTGAAGCGATCCAACATGCTTATTACCTACGAGCATTACCTCCACATGAAGAAGCCACTTTACTGCAATTAGCGAAAGAAATTGGGCTCAATGTACAGCAGTTTAAAAACGATATGGATGGTAGCTTGTTGGAAGGGGTATTTGAAGACCAACTGAGTTTTGCTAAAAGCTTGGGTGTTAGTACTTACCCAAGTTTGGTGCTACAGATAAATGACGCCTATTTTCCTATCGAAGTTGATTACTTATCGACTGAGACTACGTTGAAAGCAATTCGTGAGTGTATCGTGAATAATATGCCTTCTCAGTAG
- a CDS encoding Grx4 family monothiol glutaredoxin: METIDKIKQQIAENTILLYMKGSPKLPSCGFSSQASQALMACGEKFAYVDILQNPDIRAELPKYAQWPTFPQLWVEGELIGGCDIILEMFQKGELQPLIKEAAARNEGDAE; this comes from the coding sequence ATGGAAACTATCGATAAAATTAAGCAGCAGATCGCAGAAAACACGATTTTGTTGTACATGAAAGGCTCACCGAAACTGCCAAGCTGTGGTTTTTCTTCTCAAGCCTCACAAGCTTTGATGGCATGTGGTGAAAAGTTTGCTTACGTAGATATTCTACAAAATCCAGATATCCGTGCCGAACTGCCAAAATACGCACAGTGGCCAACATTCCCACAGCTTTGGGTTGAAGGCGAGTTGATTGGCGGTTGCGATATCATTTTGGAAATGTTCCAAAAAGGTGAGCTACAACCTTTAATTAAGGAAGCAGCTGCTCGCAATGAAGGTGATGCTGAGTAA
- the sodB gene encoding superoxide dismutase [Fe], translated as MAFELPALPYAKDALEPHISAETLDFHHGKHHNTYVVKLNGLIPGTEFEGKTLEEIIKTSTGGVFNNAAQIWNHTFYWHCLAPNAGGEPTGAVADAINAAFGSFEEFKAKFTDAAINNFGSSWTWLVKKADGSLEIVNTSNAATPLTEEGTTPLLTVDLWEHAYYIDYRNVRPDYMNGFWALVNWNFVADNLAK; from the coding sequence ATGGCATTTGAATTACCAGCTCTTCCTTACGCGAAAGACGCACTAGAACCACACATCTCTGCTGAGACTCTAGATTTTCACCACGGTAAGCACCACAACACTTACGTTGTTAAACTAAATGGTCTTATTCCTGGTACTGAGTTCGAAGGCAAAACTCTAGAAGAGATCATCAAGACTTCTACTGGTGGTGTATTCAACAACGCAGCACAAATTTGGAACCATACTTTCTACTGGCACTGTCTAGCTCCAAACGCTGGTGGCGAACCAACAGGTGCGGTTGCTGATGCAATCAACGCAGCATTTGGCTCTTTCGAAGAGTTCAAAGCAAAGTTCACTGACGCAGCAATCAACAACTTCGGTTCATCATGGACTTGGCTTGTGAAGAAAGCTGATGGTTCTCTAGAAATCGTTAATACTTCTAACGCAGCAACACCTCTAACAGAAGAAGGCACAACGCCGCTTCTTACTGTTGACCTATGGGAACACGCATACTACATCGACTACCGTAACGTGCGTCCAGATTACATGAACGGCTTCTGGGCTCTTGTAAACTGGAACTTTGTTGCTGACAACCTAGCAAAGTAA